A window of Sphingomonas adhaesiva contains these coding sequences:
- a CDS encoding fumarylacetoacetate hydrolase family protein has product MKIVAFEHDDAVQVGTVDEDGQVSARGEIAAFWRNPHAALAGTGTSVGPLAALRQRPAAPPTARVICVGLNYRRHAEETNLPIPTVPVIFARWANTLAVDGDGAPAIGDKFDWEAELGAVVGRRLFRATADQAKAAVLGYFAFNDLSARDYQMQTAQWILGKNSDASGPMSAIVTADAVGDPAAGLRISTRVNGTVRQDSSTADMIFTVPELLAHVSQAMTLYPGDVIVTGTPEGVGMATSEFLHPGDEVEVEIERIGRVRTTIVAAPAASA; this is encoded by the coding sequence ATGAAGATCGTTGCGTTCGAACATGATGATGCGGTGCAGGTCGGCACCGTGGACGAGGACGGCCAGGTCAGCGCACGCGGGGAGATCGCGGCCTTCTGGCGCAATCCGCACGCGGCGCTCGCCGGTACGGGCACGTCCGTGGGTCCGCTGGCGGCATTGCGCCAGCGCCCCGCCGCGCCGCCCACCGCGCGGGTGATCTGCGTCGGGCTCAACTACCGCCGCCACGCCGAGGAGACCAATCTGCCGATCCCCACCGTGCCCGTCATCTTCGCGCGTTGGGCGAACACGCTGGCGGTGGACGGCGACGGCGCGCCGGCGATCGGCGACAAGTTCGATTGGGAAGCCGAACTGGGCGCGGTCGTGGGCAGGCGGCTGTTCCGGGCGACGGCGGATCAGGCGAAGGCGGCGGTGCTCGGCTATTTCGCCTTCAACGATCTCAGCGCGCGCGATTACCAGATGCAGACGGCGCAATGGATCCTGGGCAAGAACTCGGACGCGAGCGGCCCGATGAGCGCGATCGTGACCGCCGATGCGGTCGGCGATCCTGCCGCGGGCCTGCGCATCTCGACCCGGGTGAACGGTACGGTCAGGCAGGACAGCAGCACCGCCGACATGATCTTCACGGTCCCGGAGCTGCTGGCGCACGTCAGCCAGGCGATGACGCTGTATCCGGGCGACGTGATCGTGACGGGAACGCCGGAGGGGGTCGGCATGGCGACGTCCGAATTCCTCCATCCCGGCGACGAGGTCGAGGTGGAGATCGAGCGGATCGGGCGCGTGCGCACCACGATCGTCGCCGCGCCGGCGGCATCGGCCTGA
- a CDS encoding class I adenylate-forming enzyme family protein: MRTGDCTLDACDAGEAVMARACPEAPAEFRDMLAMFRACVDEAPSRTAVAYFDTALTYAQIDRASDRAAVWLIDHGVVRGDRVAMILQNMPQSLMALVAAWKIGAIPVPGNPAYRAAELSRVFADCAPRAIVCLAENVETVRIAGGMAGIAPAILVASARGLQQRHDARVIPDAEPTPDLPLLERIVAAPASPAVPDVTLDGDEIGLILYTSGTTGEPKGAMIRHRSLAFNGQSMRDLCGLSGSSRILGIAPLFHITGMSCHVAAALSARATLVLHYRVEPTLLLDVIREHRPTFTIGAITAFNALMNVPGIGAEDMRGFDRIYSGGAPVPPALLEELARRLGVRIHTAYGMTETTAQTHIAPFGATIPVDPQSGSLSIGKLTPLTAARIVDGEGRDVADGEQGELLIRGPQIMAGYWNKPAQTAAALADGWMHTGDVAVRDADGWYYLVDRIKDCIIASGFKVWPREVEDALYTHGAVREAAVVGVPDPYRGETVKAFISLRPGAAATPDDLIAHSRTLLAAYKVPRVVEIMDELPKTVTGKIQRHVLRESERSQV, encoded by the coding sequence ATGCGAACCGGGGACTGCACTCTCGATGCCTGCGACGCGGGCGAAGCGGTGATGGCACGAGCCTGTCCGGAGGCGCCGGCCGAGTTCCGCGACATGCTCGCGATGTTCCGGGCGTGCGTGGACGAGGCACCGTCGCGGACCGCCGTCGCCTATTTCGACACCGCGCTCACCTACGCGCAGATCGATCGCGCGAGCGACCGGGCGGCCGTCTGGCTGATCGATCATGGCGTGGTTCGCGGCGACCGGGTGGCGATGATCCTTCAGAACATGCCGCAGAGCCTGATGGCGCTGGTCGCCGCGTGGAAGATCGGTGCGATCCCCGTGCCCGGCAATCCGGCCTATCGCGCCGCCGAACTGTCGCGCGTCTTCGCCGACTGCGCCCCGCGCGCGATCGTCTGTCTCGCCGAGAACGTGGAGACGGTGCGCATCGCCGGCGGCATGGCCGGGATCGCGCCGGCGATCCTGGTCGCATCGGCGCGCGGCCTCCAGCAGCGCCACGACGCGCGTGTCATTCCCGACGCCGAGCCGACGCCGGACCTGCCGCTGCTCGAACGGATCGTCGCCGCACCCGCGTCGCCGGCCGTCCCCGACGTGACGCTCGACGGCGACGAGATCGGCCTCATCCTCTATACCTCCGGCACGACGGGAGAGCCCAAGGGGGCGATGATCCGCCATCGCAGCCTCGCCTTCAACGGCCAGTCCATGCGCGACCTGTGCGGCCTGTCGGGCAGCTCGCGCATCCTGGGGATCGCGCCGCTCTTCCACATCACCGGGATGAGCTGTCACGTCGCGGCGGCGCTCAGCGCGCGCGCGACCCTGGTGCTGCATTATCGGGTCGAGCCCACGCTGCTGCTCGACGTCATCCGGGAACATCGCCCGACCTTCACGATCGGGGCGATCACCGCGTTCAACGCGCTGATGAACGTGCCGGGGATCGGCGCCGAGGACATGCGCGGCTTCGACCGGATCTATTCGGGCGGCGCCCCCGTCCCCCCCGCCCTGCTGGAGGAGCTCGCGCGCCGGCTCGGGGTGCGGATACACACCGCCTATGGGATGACGGAGACGACCGCGCAGACCCATATCGCGCCGTTCGGTGCGACGATCCCGGTCGATCCGCAGTCCGGATCGCTGTCGATCGGCAAGCTCACGCCGCTCACCGCCGCGCGCATCGTCGACGGTGAGGGCCGCGACGTGGCCGATGGCGAGCAGGGCGAGCTGCTGATCCGTGGCCCGCAGATCATGGCGGGCTATTGGAACAAGCCCGCCCAGACCGCCGCCGCGCTGGCGGATGGATGGATGCACACCGGAGACGTCGCGGTGCGGGATGCCGATGGCTGGTATTATCTCGTCGATCGTATCAAGGATTGCATCATCGCCAGCGGGTTCAAGGTGTGGCCGCGCGAGGTGGAGGATGCGCTCTACACGCATGGCGCGGTGCGCGAGGCGGCGGTCGTCGGCGTGCCCGACCCGTACCGCGGCGAGACCGTCAAGGCCTTCATCTCGCTTCGGCCGGGCGCCGCGGCGACGCCCGACGATCTGATCGCGCACAGCCGCACCCTGCTCGCCGCGTACAAGGTTCCCCGCGTCGTCGAGATCATGGACGAGCTGCCCAAGACGGTGACCGGCAAGATCCAGCGCCACGTGCTGCGCGAAAGCGAGAGAAGCCAAGTCTAA
- a CDS encoding TetR/AcrR family transcriptional regulator, giving the protein MGDRAKPASEMPATEGAAPKRPIARKKPIRHADDASPKDAPEELVNIRRRQDRSIATRQKILASGLEEFSQVGFGGATTRSIAKRADVPHGLVIYHFETKLGVWQAVVEKAVADLHVQFVETIEKLRGSDPETILRTVYGDFIRTSGSRPELGWLFSHEFADQSERAAWILDQVRGHDLTLTLDLIRGLQAAGRFIKGDPAHLHFLFIGAATRVFGLASEIEHHVGTSPFDPAFIEAHIDLCLRLFFQSHGTS; this is encoded by the coding sequence ATGGGCGACAGGGCAAAACCAGCGAGCGAGATGCCTGCAACGGAGGGTGCGGCTCCGAAACGGCCGATCGCCCGCAAGAAGCCGATCCGCCACGCCGATGATGCTTCCCCGAAGGACGCGCCGGAGGAACTGGTCAATATCCGCCGCCGGCAGGATCGCTCGATCGCGACCCGACAGAAGATCCTGGCCAGCGGCCTGGAGGAATTTTCACAAGTGGGGTTCGGGGGGGCGACGACGCGTTCGATCGCCAAGCGGGCCGACGTTCCGCACGGACTCGTCATCTACCATTTCGAAACCAAGCTGGGCGTCTGGCAGGCCGTCGTGGAGAAGGCGGTCGCCGATCTGCACGTTCAGTTCGTCGAGACGATCGAGAAGCTGAGGGGCAGCGATCCGGAGACGATCCTGCGCACGGTCTATGGCGACTTCATCCGCACGTCGGGTAGCCGCCCCGAACTCGGCTGGCTGTTCTCGCACGAATTCGCGGATCAGTCCGAGCGTGCCGCGTGGATTCTCGATCAGGTCCGGGGCCACGACCTGACGCTGACGCTCGATCTCATCCGCGGGCTGCAGGCCGCCGGCCGGTTCATCAAGGGCGACCCGGCGCACCTGCACTTCCTGTTCATCGGCGCCGCGACCCGCGTGTTCGGACTCGCGTCGGAAATCGAGCACCACGTCGGCACGTCGCCGTTCGACCCGGCGTTCATCGAGGCGCACATCGACCTCTGCCTGCGCCTGTTCTTCCAGTCGCACGGCACGTCGTGA
- a CDS encoding nuclear transport factor 2 family protein: MMADGQEAQARIEALEKQVEALAANEAIRTCLYRINRGMDRIDRDLLASGFFPDAKVRWATPDAVDFAQWLETALAVQQKTQRVQHLIGNVLIERDGDRARVESYEIGRHLTPMGEDMKDLVIAARYIDTFEQRGGEWRIVRRDKVADWIRIMEGSDPLFEKIPLAGRRDRSDVSFELLGANVFHSLI; the protein is encoded by the coding sequence ATGATGGCGGACGGACAGGAAGCACAGGCGCGGATCGAGGCGCTGGAAAAGCAGGTCGAGGCACTGGCCGCCAACGAGGCCATCCGCACCTGCCTGTACCGCATCAACCGCGGGATGGACCGGATCGACCGCGATCTGCTCGCCTCGGGCTTCTTTCCCGACGCGAAGGTCCGCTGGGCGACGCCGGATGCCGTCGACTTCGCGCAATGGCTCGAAACCGCCCTCGCCGTGCAGCAGAAGACGCAGCGGGTGCAGCACCTGATCGGCAACGTCCTGATCGAGCGCGACGGCGACCGGGCGCGGGTCGAATCCTACGAGATCGGCCGGCACCTGACGCCGATGGGCGAGGACATGAAGGACCTCGTCATCGCCGCGCGCTACATCGACACGTTCGAGCAGCGGGGCGGCGAATGGCGGATCGTCCGCCGCGACAAGGTCGCCGACTGGATCCGCATCATGGAGGGCAGCGACCCCTTGTTCGAGAAGATCCCGCTCGCGGGACGGCGCGACCGCAGCGACGTCTCGTTCGAGCTGCTGGGGGCCAACGTCTTCCATTCGCTGATCTGA
- a CDS encoding Rieske 2Fe-2S domain-containing protein, which translates to MTDVREAEIDTGTAYGMKPATYRQELVEVGPGTPMGELMRRYWQPCALSEDLGSDKPQKVRLLGENLILFRDKSGRPGLVHENCCHRGTSLYFGRIEEDGIRCCYHGWKFDVKGNCLEQPAEIDGGRNRAKVRQPWYPVEERYGLVYAYMGPPDKKPVLPRWEHLENLGDDEYIETRWKPGYGPLNDDPYNPLKFNFLAAYENTMDSPHLPWLHYYHSCDQFTGAPLLRHDAEDANLPPYAHIKDLAGQIVAERSELGVKQGVPMPIPGHGLFLASNEAIVPNMAVVATLIDMLYFVPVDDTSFISFMLFRTKKGEQRSNLNELHFGKTWWEMSEDEHQRSPGDYEAQFSIGVLPAHSREHLSQGDVALGMLRRRLAEAVRDVQEGRDPPGVRRGPDADDVLRIGAHGMIPYTAAA; encoded by the coding sequence ATGACGGACGTACGGGAAGCCGAGATCGACACCGGAACCGCCTATGGCATGAAGCCGGCGACCTACCGCCAGGAACTGGTCGAGGTCGGCCCCGGCACGCCGATGGGCGAGCTGATGCGGCGCTATTGGCAGCCGTGCGCCCTGTCGGAGGATCTGGGCAGCGACAAGCCGCAAAAGGTGCGGCTGCTGGGTGAGAACCTGATCCTCTTCCGCGACAAGAGCGGCCGGCCCGGCCTGGTCCACGAGAATTGCTGCCACCGCGGCACCAGCCTGTATTTCGGCCGGATCGAGGAGGACGGGATCCGCTGCTGCTATCACGGGTGGAAGTTCGACGTGAAGGGCAATTGCCTGGAGCAGCCCGCCGAGATCGATGGCGGCCGCAACCGCGCGAAGGTGCGCCAGCCGTGGTACCCGGTCGAGGAGCGCTACGGCCTGGTCTATGCCTATATGGGCCCGCCGGACAAGAAGCCCGTCCTGCCGCGCTGGGAGCATCTCGAAAATCTGGGCGACGACGAATATATCGAGACGCGCTGGAAGCCGGGCTACGGCCCGCTCAACGACGATCCGTACAATCCGCTCAAGTTCAATTTCCTGGCGGCCTACGAGAACACGATGGACTCGCCGCACCTGCCGTGGCTGCATTATTACCACTCGTGCGACCAGTTCACGGGTGCGCCGCTGCTGCGGCACGACGCGGAGGACGCGAACCTTCCGCCCTATGCCCATATCAAGGACCTGGCCGGACAGATCGTCGCCGAGCGCAGCGAGCTGGGCGTCAAGCAGGGCGTGCCGATGCCGATTCCCGGTCACGGGCTGTTCCTCGCGTCGAACGAGGCCATCGTTCCGAACATGGCGGTGGTCGCGACGCTGATCGACATGCTCTATTTCGTGCCGGTCGACGACACGAGCTTCATCTCCTTCATGCTGTTCCGCACCAAGAAGGGCGAGCAGCGCAGTAACCTCAACGAGCTGCATTTCGGCAAGACCTGGTGGGAGATGTCGGAGGACGAGCATCAGCGCTCGCCGGGCGACTATGAGGCGCAGTTCAGCATCGGCGTGCTTCCGGCGCACAGCCGCGAGCATCTGTCGCAGGGTGACGTCGCGCTGGGCATGCTGCGCCGGCGCCTCGCCGAGGCGGTGCGCGACGTGCAGGAGGGGCGCGATCCCCCCGGGGTGCGGCGCGGCCCGGATGCCGACGACGTGCTGCGGATCGGCGCGCACGGCATGATCCCCTATACCGCTGCCGCCTGA
- a CDS encoding aldehyde dehydrogenase — protein sequence MASTIDESRPQTDTTDRRDPVAEADAACAAAAAAFPGWSALGPNARRAALMKAADALAARGDELVAAMKSEIGATEGWSRFNLMLGLNTLREAAAMTTQIAGEVIPSDKPGCIAMTMREPVGVLLGIAPWNAPIILGVRAVAMPLACGNTVVLKASEQCPRTHTIIAEALGSALPAGAVSIVTNAPADAPAVVGALIDNPHVRRINFTGSTHVGKIIATRAAAHLKPCLLELGGKAPLIVLEDADLDEAVKAAAFGAFMNQGQICMSTERIIVVDAVADDFVRRFGAKAATLTAGDPAEGKTPLGAVVDLKTVATVRALIDGALAGGAKQVTGGDADGVLMPAHVIDHVTPAMKLFRDESFGPVVGIVRARDEAHAIEMANDTEYGLSAAVFTRDAARGLRVARQIKSGICHINGPTVHDEAQMPFGGVKASGYGRFGGRAGIDAFTEQRWITIETQPGHYPI from the coding sequence ATGGCGAGCACGATCGACGAGAGCCGGCCGCAAACCGATACCACCGACCGGCGCGACCCCGTGGCCGAGGCCGACGCGGCCTGCGCCGCGGCAGCCGCGGCCTTTCCCGGCTGGTCGGCGCTGGGGCCCAATGCGCGGCGCGCCGCCCTGATGAAGGCTGCCGACGCGCTCGCCGCGCGCGGCGACGAACTGGTCGCGGCGATGAAGAGCGAGATCGGCGCGACCGAGGGCTGGTCGCGCTTCAACCTCATGCTCGGCCTCAACACGCTGCGCGAGGCGGCGGCGATGACCACGCAGATCGCAGGCGAGGTTATCCCGTCCGACAAACCGGGGTGCATCGCGATGACGATGCGCGAGCCGGTCGGCGTATTGCTCGGCATCGCGCCGTGGAACGCGCCGATCATTCTGGGGGTGCGCGCGGTGGCGATGCCGCTCGCCTGCGGCAACACCGTCGTGCTCAAGGCGAGCGAGCAATGCCCCCGCACGCACACGATCATCGCCGAGGCGCTGGGCAGCGCGCTGCCCGCGGGCGCGGTATCGATCGTGACCAACGCGCCGGCGGATGCGCCCGCAGTGGTCGGCGCGCTGATCGACAATCCGCACGTCCGCCGCATCAACTTCACCGGCTCCACGCATGTCGGCAAGATCATCGCGACGCGTGCGGCCGCGCATCTGAAGCCCTGCCTGCTGGAGTTGGGCGGCAAGGCGCCGCTGATCGTGCTGGAGGATGCCGACCTGGACGAGGCGGTAAAGGCGGCGGCGTTCGGCGCGTTCATGAACCAGGGCCAGATCTGCATGTCGACCGAGCGCATCATCGTCGTCGATGCGGTGGCCGACGACTTCGTCCGCCGCTTCGGCGCCAAGGCCGCGACGCTGACCGCCGGCGATCCCGCCGAGGGGAAGACGCCGCTGGGCGCGGTGGTCGACTTGAAGACGGTGGCGACCGTCCGCGCGCTGATCGACGGTGCGCTCGCCGGCGGCGCGAAGCAGGTGACCGGGGGCGACGCCGACGGCGTGCTGATGCCCGCGCACGTCATCGATCACGTCACCCCCGCGATGAAGCTGTTCCGCGACGAGAGCTTCGGCCCCGTCGTCGGCATCGTCCGCGCGCGTGACGAGGCCCATGCGATCGAGATGGCCAACGATACCGAATACGGCCTGTCCGCCGCCGTCTTCACCCGCGACGCCGCGCGCGGCCTGCGGGTCGCGCGGCAGATCAAGTCGGGCATCTGCCATATCAACGGCCCGACGGTGCATGACGAGGCGCAGATGCCCTTCGGCGGCGTGAAGGCGTCCGGCTACGGCCGGTTCGGCGGCAGGGCCGGGATCGACGCCTTCACCGAACAGCGCTGGATCACGATCGAAACCCAGCCCGGCCACTATCCGATCTGA
- a CDS encoding DUF3500 domain-containing protein has translation MARIAEFRELLFPLESDRLAPWRGVDALTFGREMRQHPFAGRMISGWEAIADAPFHGLTCDGHCESGLFALADEGAPTAGMVRAAADLLSILSPDQNRQLRYPIDAKEWRRWSNPEFLFNPNGLRLEDCAEPIRAAILRLIEASLSADGFAKARGCMKTNAFLGELCALPNIMNEWSYNFLLFGEPSPDAPWGWSLYGHHLVLNCFVLGGQMVISPTFMGAEPNFIDAGPDKGLRLFDAEEEGGLSLMRSLDADKRRRATTYAAMNDPAMPEGRLHIGDQRHLGGAFQDNRIVPYEGVCAAEFDARQRRALLDIVSAFVTYLPEGPLVAKMAQVEAHLDRTWWSWIGGHGDDDPFYYRVQSPVVMVEFDHHSGVWLNNTEPAKCHIHTVVRTPNGNDYGRDLLRQHYAQVHPGKTPGRD, from the coding sequence ATGGCAAGGATCGCCGAATTCCGGGAGCTGCTGTTCCCGCTCGAGTCGGATCGGCTCGCGCCGTGGCGCGGTGTGGATGCGCTCACCTTCGGGCGGGAGATGCGCCAGCATCCGTTCGCGGGGCGGATGATTTCCGGCTGGGAAGCGATCGCGGATGCGCCGTTCCACGGCCTGACCTGCGACGGCCATTGCGAGAGCGGGCTGTTTGCGCTGGCGGACGAGGGCGCCCCCACGGCGGGGATGGTGCGCGCCGCAGCCGACCTGCTTTCGATCCTTTCGCCGGACCAGAACCGGCAATTGCGCTATCCGATCGATGCGAAGGAATGGCGACGCTGGAGCAATCCGGAGTTCCTGTTCAATCCCAACGGGCTGCGACTGGAAGATTGCGCCGAGCCGATACGCGCGGCGATCCTGCGGCTGATCGAGGCGTCGCTCAGCGCGGACGGCTTCGCCAAGGCGCGCGGCTGCATGAAGACGAACGCCTTCCTGGGCGAATTGTGCGCGCTGCCCAACATCATGAACGAGTGGAGCTACAATTTCCTGCTGTTCGGGGAGCCCTCGCCGGACGCGCCATGGGGCTGGAGTCTCTATGGCCATCATCTGGTGCTCAACTGCTTCGTGCTGGGCGGTCAGATGGTGATCTCCCCCACCTTCATGGGCGCCGAGCCGAACTTCATCGATGCCGGGCCGGACAAGGGACTCCGCCTGTTCGACGCGGAAGAGGAGGGCGGCCTGTCGCTGATGCGCTCGCTCGACGCCGACAAGCGGCGCCGCGCGACGACCTATGCGGCGATGAACGATCCGGCGATGCCCGAGGGGCGGCTGCACATCGGCGATCAGCGGCACCTGGGCGGCGCGTTCCAGGACAATCGCATCGTCCCCTACGAAGGCGTCTGCGCCGCCGAGTTCGACGCGCGCCAGCGTCGCGCGCTGCTCGATATCGTGTCGGCGTTCGTCACCTATCTGCCCGAGGGACCGCTCGTGGCGAAGATGGCGCAGGTCGAGGCGCATCTCGACCGCACCTGGTGGAGCTGGATCGGCGGCCACGGAGACGACGACCCCTTCTACTATCGGGTGCAGAGCCCGGTCGTGATGGTGGAATTCGATCACCACAGCGGCGTGTGGCTGAACAACACCGAACCGGCGAAATGCCATATCCACACTGTCGTGCGTACGCCCAACGGCAACGATTACGGCCGCGACCTGCTGCGACAGCATTACGCGCAGGTGCATCCCGGCAAGACCCCCGGTCGTGATTGA
- a CDS encoding acyl-CoA dehydrogenase family protein — translation MVEPSGKSNELADRLRAFMAQHVYPNEQRYHEEAERLGPWAIYPVVEELKPLARAAGLWNLFLPIAEVETGLSNVDYAPLCEIMGRSLFAPEIFNCSAPDTGNMETILRYGTPAQQERWLRPLLAGDIRSAFAMTEPEVASSDATNIDSSIVRDGDHYVVNGRKWYTTNATSPACEIIIFMGRNQPAGDDPYRSQSMILIPRDTPGVRVLRALPVFGFYGVPDRASEVVFENVRVPAGNMLLGEGRGFEIAQGRLGPGRIHHCMRLIGLSERILERMCRRADRRNAFGRQLAEQTVTLERIAQARVMIDQARLLTMNAAWRMDTVGNKEARREIAMIKVAAPAMAQQVIDWAIQMFGGGGTSNDHLLTAAFATARLLRLADGPDEVHRNQIARLEIRRHRGTDPAATGGAAEVLSVAEVERRTAAGAWPRPSGLAG, via the coding sequence ATGGTCGAGCCGAGCGGGAAGAGCAACGAGCTGGCGGATCGGCTGCGCGCGTTCATGGCGCAGCACGTCTACCCCAACGAGCAGCGCTATCACGAGGAGGCCGAGCGGCTGGGCCCGTGGGCGATCTATCCGGTAGTCGAGGAGCTGAAGCCGCTCGCCCGCGCCGCGGGGTTGTGGAACCTGTTCCTCCCGATCGCGGAGGTCGAGACCGGGCTCAGCAACGTCGATTATGCGCCGCTGTGCGAGATCATGGGGCGCAGCCTGTTCGCGCCGGAGATCTTCAACTGCTCCGCCCCCGACACCGGCAACATGGAAACGATCCTGCGCTACGGAACGCCGGCGCAGCAGGAACGCTGGCTGCGACCGCTGCTCGCGGGCGACATCCGCTCCGCCTTCGCGATGACCGAGCCCGAGGTCGCGTCGTCGGACGCCACCAACATCGACAGCTCGATCGTGCGCGACGGCGATCATTACGTCGTCAACGGGCGCAAATGGTACACCACCAACGCGACCAGCCCGGCCTGCGAGATCATCATCTTCATGGGCCGCAACCAGCCGGCGGGCGACGATCCCTACCGCTCGCAATCGATGATCCTGATTCCGCGCGACACGCCGGGCGTACGCGTCCTGCGCGCGCTCCCGGTGTTCGGCTTCTACGGCGTCCCCGACCGCGCGTCCGAAGTGGTGTTCGAGAACGTGCGCGTGCCCGCCGGGAACATGCTGCTGGGCGAGGGACGCGGGTTCGAGATCGCGCAGGGCCGGCTGGGGCCCGGGCGCATCCATCATTGTATGCGGCTGATCGGACTGTCGGAGCGCATCCTGGAGCGGATGTGCCGCCGCGCCGATCGGCGCAACGCGTTCGGTCGCCAGCTCGCCGAGCAGACGGTCACGCTCGAACGCATCGCGCAGGCGCGCGTGATGATCGATCAGGCACGATTGCTGACGATGAACGCCGCGTGGCGGATGGACACCGTCGGCAACAAGGAGGCGCGCCGCGAGATCGCGATGATAAAGGTCGCCGCGCCCGCGATGGCGCAACAGGTGATCGACTGGGCGATCCAGATGTTCGGCGGCGGCGGTACCAGCAACGATCACCTGCTGACCGCCGCCTTCGCGACCGCCCGCCTGCTGCGGCTCGCCGACGGTCCGGACGAGGTGCATCGCAACCAGATCGCGCGGCTGGAGATCCGCCGCCATCGCGGCACCGATCCCGCCGCGACCGGCGGGGCCGCCGAGGTCCTTTCGGTGGCGGAAGTCGAGCGGCGGACGGCGGCGGGGGCGTGGCCCCGCCCGTCCGGGCTGGCCGGTTGA
- the mdlC gene encoding benzoylformate decarboxylase: MSDDRLTVRDATFALLRELGITTIFGNPGSTELPLFRAFPDDFRYIVGLQESVVVGMADGFAQATRNAAFVNVHASAGLGHALGNVFTAFRNQTPLVITAGQQARSILPYEPFLYAQQATEFPRPFVKWAIEPARAEDVPAALARAYYVAMQPPCGPVFVSVPVDDWDRPAEPIAARRIGTVVRGDVEVLSAAAQALTQARHPALVVGAGVARDQAWDEAIRLAEHHRARVFVSPMSGRNSFPEDHPLFAGFLTAGRGPIVRDLAGHDVIVALGGPLSLYHTEAAGPHTPAGSAVFLLVDDPALAHWAPAGTATVTNLKSGIADLLAFSGEVSRHAPTPKAPPPVLDGTEFTDSYLLQQIARLRPAGAVIVEEAPSSRPTMHDYLPITIPDGFYTCASGGLGHGLPAAIGVALGRPDARVIAYIGDGSAMYAIQGLWTAAQLGLPMTFVIANNRRYEAMYHFAGVFEMEAPIGCTLPGIDFCAIAQGHGVPATRVTAASELDAALMSAFASTGPSLVEVVIA, translated from the coding sequence GTGAGCGACGATCGCCTCACCGTGCGCGACGCGACCTTCGCGCTGCTGCGCGAACTTGGGATTACCACGATCTTCGGCAACCCGGGTTCGACCGAACTGCCGCTGTTCCGCGCCTTTCCCGACGATTTCCGCTATATCGTCGGGCTGCAGGAGTCCGTCGTGGTCGGCATGGCGGACGGCTTCGCGCAGGCGACGCGCAACGCCGCATTCGTCAACGTCCATGCCTCCGCCGGGCTCGGCCATGCGCTCGGCAACGTCTTCACCGCCTTCCGCAACCAGACGCCCCTCGTCATCACCGCGGGGCAGCAGGCGCGCTCGATCCTGCCGTACGAGCCGTTCCTCTATGCGCAGCAGGCGACCGAATTTCCCCGGCCGTTCGTCAAATGGGCGATCGAGCCGGCCCGCGCGGAGGACGTGCCCGCGGCGCTGGCGCGGGCCTATTACGTCGCGATGCAGCCGCCGTGCGGGCCGGTGTTCGTGTCGGTGCCGGTCGACGATTGGGACCGGCCCGCGGAGCCGATCGCCGCACGCCGGATCGGCACGGTCGTCCGCGGTGACGTGGAGGTGCTGTCGGCGGCGGCGCAGGCGCTGACGCAGGCGCGCCATCCGGCGCTGGTCGTCGGGGCCGGCGTGGCACGCGACCAGGCATGGGACGAGGCGATCCGCCTCGCCGAACATCACCGGGCGCGCGTGTTCGTGTCGCCCATGTCGGGGCGCAACAGCTTTCCCGAGGATCACCCGCTGTTCGCCGGCTTCCTGACCGCGGGACGCGGGCCGATCGTGCGCGATCTCGCCGGCCACGACGTGATCGTCGCGCTCGGAGGGCCGCTGTCGCTCTATCATACCGAGGCGGCGGGACCGCACACGCCCGCCGGCAGTGCCGTGTTCCTGCTGGTGGACGACCCCGCGCTGGCGCATTGGGCGCCCGCCGGAACGGCGACGGTGACCAACCTCAAGAGCGGTATCGCCGATCTGCTGGCCTTCTCGGGCGAGGTGTCGCGCCATGCCCCGACGCCCAAGGCGCCGCCACCTGTGCTGGACGGCACGGAGTTCACCGATTCCTACCTGCTCCAGCAGATCGCCAGGCTGCGCCCCGCCGGCGCCGTCATCGTCGAGGAAGCGCCGTCAAGCCGGCCGACGATGCACGACTATCTGCCGATCACGATCCCGGACGGCTTCTACACCTGCGCGTCCGGCGGCCTCGGTCACGGCCTGCCCGCGGCGATCGGCGTGGCGCTCGGGCGGCCGGATGCGCGCGTCATCGCCTATATCGGCGACGGTTCGGCGATGTACGCGATCCAGGGGCTGTGGACCGCGGCGCAGCTCGGCCTGCCGATGACCTTCGTCATCGCCAACAACCGGCGCTACGAGGCGATGTACCATTTCGCCGGCGTGTTCGAGATGGAGGCTCCGATCGGCTGCACGCTGCCCGGCATCGATTTCTGCGCGATCGCGCAGGGGCACGGCGTGCCGGCGACGCGCGTGACGGCAGCGTCCGAGCTCGATGCGGCGCTGATGTCCGCCTTCGCCAGTACCGGCCCCTCGCTCGTCGAGGTCGTCATCGCATGA